The proteins below are encoded in one region of Oncorhynchus clarkii lewisi isolate Uvic-CL-2024 chromosome 33, UVic_Ocla_1.0, whole genome shotgun sequence:
- the LOC139392843 gene encoding transmembrane protein 53-like isoform X1 has translation MRILKFFMGNSHSGPDMSVIVGEWRFIAQRVTRSITYYYTSRTPGGNNPSPSSPTISPTSSHLDTPFPSPSLSTPLLPDLPSHHDVSSVLTPSALDVPTLSPSSPTFSPRPLLLLFPWLGARPGAMAKYRDLYLERGLDILSVESTVWHFLWPRWGLEYGAEVLEVLGDPRFKGRPLLVHAFSIGGYTFTQLLSQMDREPHKYPGLAQHVYDSMVVGSLEHMAKGLGLTLFPHIEPLVRYTALLYFWLFKSQTVYYYDKSIQVFYNSPVTAPALFFFCENDALCDPVAMEATIYIWRKRGIAVETGKWKESVHAAHLRCHPEEYLSMLEKFMISLNIATLREKM, from the exons ATGAGGATTCTCAAATTCTTCATGGG TAACTCCCACTCTGGGCCAGACATGTCTGTGATAGTGGGAGAGTGGCGGTTCATAGCCCAGAGGGTCACCAGAAGCATCACATACTACTACACCAGCCGGACACCAGGGGGCAATAacccatccccctcttctccaaccatctcccccacctcctcccatCTAGACACTCCttttccctcaccctccctctccacccccttgCTCCCAGACTTGCCCTCTCACCACGACGTTTCCTCAGTTCTCACCCCTTCCGCTTTGGATGTAccaaccctctctccatcctcgcCCACCTTCTCCCCCCGTCCCCTCCTCCTGCTTTTCCCGTGGCTGGGCGCCCGACCGGGGGCCATGGCGAAGTACCGGGACCTCTACCTGGAACGCGGCCTGGACATCCTATCTGTGGAGAGCACTGTGTGGCACTTCCTGTGGCCTCGCTGGGGGCTGGAGTACGGGGCTGAGGTCCTGGAGGTCCTGGGAGACCCACGTTTCAAAGGTCGCCCCCTTCTGGTCCACGCCTTCTCCATCGGCGGGTACACCTTCACCCAGCTGCTCAGCCAGATGGACAGGGAGCCACACAAGTACCCAGGCCTGGCCCAACATGTCTATGACAGCATGGTGGTCGGGTCGCTGGAGCATATGGCTAaag GCCTGGGTCTGACCCTGTTCCCTCATATCGAGCCCCTGGTGCGATACACTGCTCTGCTCTACTTCTGGCTCTTCAAGTCCCAGACGGTGTACTACTACGACAAGTCAATCCAGGTCTTCTACAACAGCCCCGTCACCGCCCCGGCGCTCTTCTTCTTCTGCGAGAACGACGCGCTGTGCGACCCCGTCGCCATGGAGGCGACCATCTACATCTGGAGGAAGCGGGGCATTGCTGTGGAAACCGGGAAGTGGAAGGAGTCTGTGCACGCTGCTCATCTACGCTGTCACCCGGAGGAGTACCTTTCCATGTTGGAAAAATTTATGATCTCGCTCAACATCGCCACCCTCAGGGAGAAGATGTAA
- the LOC139392843 gene encoding transmembrane protein 53-like isoform X2 has protein sequence MSVIVGEWRFIAQRVTRSITYYYTSRTPGGNNPSPSSPTISPTSSHLDTPFPSPSLSTPLLPDLPSHHDVSSVLTPSALDVPTLSPSSPTFSPRPLLLLFPWLGARPGAMAKYRDLYLERGLDILSVESTVWHFLWPRWGLEYGAEVLEVLGDPRFKGRPLLVHAFSIGGYTFTQLLSQMDREPHKYPGLAQHVYDSMVVGSLEHMAKGLGLTLFPHIEPLVRYTALLYFWLFKSQTVYYYDKSIQVFYNSPVTAPALFFFCENDALCDPVAMEATIYIWRKRGIAVETGKWKESVHAAHLRCHPEEYLSMLEKFMISLNIATLREKM, from the exons ATGTCTGTGATAGTGGGAGAGTGGCGGTTCATAGCCCAGAGGGTCACCAGAAGCATCACATACTACTACACCAGCCGGACACCAGGGGGCAATAacccatccccctcttctccaaccatctcccccacctcctcccatCTAGACACTCCttttccctcaccctccctctccacccccttgCTCCCAGACTTGCCCTCTCACCACGACGTTTCCTCAGTTCTCACCCCTTCCGCTTTGGATGTAccaaccctctctccatcctcgcCCACCTTCTCCCCCCGTCCCCTCCTCCTGCTTTTCCCGTGGCTGGGCGCCCGACCGGGGGCCATGGCGAAGTACCGGGACCTCTACCTGGAACGCGGCCTGGACATCCTATCTGTGGAGAGCACTGTGTGGCACTTCCTGTGGCCTCGCTGGGGGCTGGAGTACGGGGCTGAGGTCCTGGAGGTCCTGGGAGACCCACGTTTCAAAGGTCGCCCCCTTCTGGTCCACGCCTTCTCCATCGGCGGGTACACCTTCACCCAGCTGCTCAGCCAGATGGACAGGGAGCCACACAAGTACCCAGGCCTGGCCCAACATGTCTATGACAGCATGGTGGTCGGGTCGCTGGAGCATATGGCTAaag GCCTGGGTCTGACCCTGTTCCCTCATATCGAGCCCCTGGTGCGATACACTGCTCTGCTCTACTTCTGGCTCTTCAAGTCCCAGACGGTGTACTACTACGACAAGTCAATCCAGGTCTTCTACAACAGCCCCGTCACCGCCCCGGCGCTCTTCTTCTTCTGCGAGAACGACGCGCTGTGCGACCCCGTCGCCATGGAGGCGACCATCTACATCTGGAGGAAGCGGGGCATTGCTGTGGAAACCGGGAAGTGGAAGGAGTCTGTGCACGCTGCTCATCTACGCTGTCACCCGGAGGAGTACCTTTCCATGTTGGAAAAATTTATGATCTCGCTCAACATCGCCACCCTCAGGGAGAAGATGTAA
- the LOC139392646 gene encoding leptin-B-like yields the protein MHVSVVLLCLGLVVSVSVCHPQRGRPLNGDVQMRNNIKLLAMITLVHIKNYLTEFDVPPEMEFHPMNPPIEGLASIWVHLGGLEESLQDSRCGQVYEDLSSMRGWVHSLSQALGCPDLAKPGGEALKTVYQSLVEGQRYMEKISLNLDKLKIC from the exons ATGCATGTCTCTGTGGTCCTTCTCTGCTTGGGCCTggtggtgtctgtgtctgtgtgtcacccTCAACGCGGTCGGCCCCTCAACGGGGACGTCCAGATGAGGAACAACATCAAGTTGCTGGCCATGATCACTTTGGTCCACATAAAGAATTATCTGACCGAG TTCGACGTTCCCCCAGAGATGGAGTTCCACCCCATGAACCCCCCCATCGAGGGCCTGGCCTCCATCTGGGTCCACCTGGGGGGCCTGGAGGAGAGTCTGCAAGACAGCAGGTGTGGTCAGGTGTATGAAGACTTGTCCAGCATGCGGGGGTGGGTGCACTCCTTGTCCCAGGCCCTGGGCTGCCCTGATCTGGCCAAGCCTGGTGGAGAGGCCCTGAAGACGGTCTATCAGAGCCTGGTGGAGGGGCAGAGATACATGGAGAAGATCAGTCTCAACCTGGACAAGCTCAAGATCTGCTGA